A region of Rhodoferax potami DNA encodes the following proteins:
- a CDS encoding PHA/PHB synthase family protein, with amino-acid sequence MAQAAEQFQQALTQSFAKALESFKGLDTGVAGAGFPAMGEAVPDIKFSQDRLQALQKSYVEEAIKLFSQGMGHTPPLPDRRFAAPAWGDNPVAAYAAAAYLLNARTMMGLAEAVETDSKTKNRIRFAVEQWMAAASPSNYLAFNAEAQKKAIETKGESIAKGVKNLVHDLQQGHVSMTDESLFEVGKNVATTEGAVVFENELFQLIEYKPLTAKVYEKPFLLVPPCINKFYILDLQPDNSLIRYAVEQGHRTFVVSWRNPDDTLANKTWDDYIEHAVIRAIGVTRDISGSPTINALGFCVGGTMLGTALGVLAARGEKPVDSATFLTTFLDFSDTGILDVFIDEAMVKFREAELGKGGLMKGQDLASTFSFLRPNDLVWNYVVGNYLKGETPPPFDLLYWNSDSTNLPGPYYAWYLRNTYLENNLKKPGKLTVCGEKLDLSALDIPVYIYGSREDHIVPIGGAYASTQLLPGKKRFVQGASGHIAGVINPPSKNKRSHWIRADGKLPKTHAQWLEGATEHAGSWWTDWSHWLKSHAGKQIAAPKTYGKGKYKAIEAAPGRYVQAKA; translated from the coding sequence ATGGCCCAAGCGGCCGAGCAGTTCCAACAGGCATTGACCCAAAGCTTTGCCAAAGCGCTGGAGTCCTTCAAAGGGCTGGACACAGGTGTCGCCGGGGCAGGTTTTCCGGCCATGGGCGAGGCGGTGCCGGACATCAAGTTTTCCCAGGACCGTTTGCAAGCCTTGCAAAAGTCTTATGTGGAAGAGGCCATCAAGCTCTTCAGTCAGGGCATGGGCCACACGCCGCCCCTGCCGGACCGCCGGTTTGCGGCGCCCGCATGGGGTGATAACCCGGTGGCAGCCTACGCTGCAGCGGCTTATCTCCTCAATGCCCGCACCATGATGGGCTTGGCCGAGGCAGTCGAGACAGATAGCAAAACCAAAAATCGCATCCGCTTCGCGGTAGAGCAGTGGATGGCCGCCGCTTCCCCGAGTAACTATTTGGCTTTCAATGCCGAGGCCCAGAAAAAAGCCATTGAAACCAAGGGCGAGAGCATTGCCAAGGGCGTCAAAAACCTGGTGCACGACTTGCAGCAAGGCCATGTCTCGATGACAGACGAGAGTCTGTTTGAAGTGGGCAAAAACGTGGCGACCACCGAAGGTGCGGTGGTGTTCGAAAACGAGCTGTTCCAGCTCATCGAATACAAGCCGCTCACCGCCAAGGTCTATGAAAAGCCGTTCCTGCTAGTGCCGCCTTGCATCAACAAGTTTTACATCCTCGACTTGCAGCCGGATAACTCGCTGATCCGCTACGCGGTGGAGCAAGGCCACCGCACCTTTGTGGTGAGCTGGCGCAATCCTGATGACACCTTGGCCAACAAGACCTGGGACGACTACATCGAGCACGCGGTGATCCGCGCGATTGGCGTGACCCGCGATATCAGCGGCTCGCCCACCATCAATGCGCTGGGCTTTTGCGTCGGGGGCACCATGTTGGGTACCGCGCTCGGCGTGTTGGCTGCACGGGGCGAAAAGCCGGTGGACAGCGCGACTTTCCTCACCACCTTCCTCGATTTTTCAGACACCGGGATTCTCGATGTGTTCATCGACGAAGCCATGGTCAAGTTCCGCGAGGCCGAGCTGGGCAAGGGTGGCTTGATGAAGGGCCAAGACCTGGCCAGCACCTTCAGTTTCCTGCGCCCGAACGACCTGGTGTGGAACTACGTGGTGGGCAACTACCTCAAGGGCGAGACACCACCGCCATTTGACCTGTTGTACTGGAACAGCGACAGCACCAATCTGCCTGGCCCGTATTACGCCTGGTACTTGCGCAATACCTACCTGGAAAACAACCTCAAAAAGCCGGGCAAGCTCACCGTGTGCGGCGAGAAGCTGGACTTGAGCGCGCTCGATATTCCGGTCTACATCTACGGCTCGCGTGAAGACCATATCGTGCCGATCGGCGGTGCGTATGCGTCCACCCAGCTGCTACCGGGCAAAAAGCGCTTTGTGCAAGGCGCTTCCGGCCACATTGCGGGTGTGATCAATCCACCCTCCAAAAACAAACGCAGCCACTGGATCCGCGCCGACGGCAAATTGCCCAAAACGCATGCGCAGTGGCTGGAAGGGGCGACCGAGCATGCCGGTAGCTGGTGGACTGATTGGTCACACTGGCTCAAAAGCCATGCTGGCAAGCAAATTGCTGCCCCCAAGACCTATGGCAAAGGGAAGTACAAGGCCATAGAGGCGGCTCCAGGGCGCTATGTCCAGGCGAAGGCCTGA
- the pgeF gene encoding peptidoglycan editing factor PgeF: protein MPRSNTPSQEGLAPDWLIPDWPVPAQVRALCTTRQGGVSQGPYAGLNLGLHVADDAAYVAINRQRLASGLSSRPVFLNQVHGTACVAIDASTPDGTEADACTTAQPGAVCTVMVADCLPVLFAASDGSRVAAAHAGWRGLLGQGGQGVLEETLESFKPLAHVNAAGGAPEVIAWLGPCIGQSAFEVGDEVRAAFVEAHPDTAAFFAAHTAGKWWADLPGLARYRLKVAGVRRIFGNDGSTAWCTVNNPSRFFSHRRDRVSGRFAACVWLE from the coding sequence ATGCCCCGCAGTAACACCCCCTCGCAGGAAGGGCTTGCGCCCGACTGGCTGATTCCCGATTGGCCGGTCCCCGCGCAGGTGCGTGCCCTGTGCACCACGCGCCAGGGTGGCGTGTCGCAGGGGCCCTATGCCGGCTTGAATCTGGGCTTGCATGTCGCAGACGATGCCGCTTACGTTGCTATCAACAGGCAGCGACTCGCTAGTGGTCTCAGCAGCAGGCCGGTATTTTTGAACCAGGTACACGGTACCGCCTGTGTGGCGATTGATGCCTCTACGCCCGATGGCACCGAGGCCGACGCCTGCACTACGGCCCAGCCCGGTGCGGTGTGCACCGTCATGGTGGCAGATTGCCTGCCGGTGCTTTTTGCTGCCAGTGATGGAAGCCGGGTAGCCGCAGCTCACGCGGGCTGGCGTGGCTTGCTGGGGCAGGGCGGTCAAGGCGTGCTGGAAGAGACTTTAGAGTCATTTAAGCCTCTAGCCCACGTAAATGCTGCGGGGGGTGCTCCTGAAGTGATAGCGTGGCTAGGCCCTTGCATCGGTCAATCGGCTTTTGAAGTCGGTGACGAGGTGCGCGCGGCTTTTGTAGAGGCGCACCCGGATACCGCTGCGTTTTTTGCCGCCCACACGGCTGGCAAGTGGTGGGCCGATTTGCCGGGGCTCGCGCGTTACCGCTTGAAGGTAGCCGGGGTACGCCGCATTTTTGGCAATGACGGCAGCACTGCGTGGTGCACCGTCAACAACCCCTCACGGTTTTTCAGCCACCGGCGCGACCGGGTCAGCGGCCGTTTCGCGGCTTGCGTCTGGCTCGAGTGA
- a CDS encoding acetyl-CoA C-acetyltransferase yields the protein MEDIVIVAAARTAVGKFGGSLAKVPATELGSIVIKSLLERSGLPVDAVGEVILGQVLAAGVGQNPARQAGIKSGLAKETPALTINAVCGSGLKAVMLAAQAVAWGDSEIVIAGGQENMSASPHVLLGSRDGQRMGEWKMADTMITDGLWDVYNQYHMGITAENVAKANDITRDMQDALALGSQQKAAAAQDAGKFKSEIVPVVIPQRKGDPVVFDTDEFINKKTNAEALAGLRPAFDKAGSVTAGNASGINDGAAGVMVMTAKKAAALGLTPLARIASFGTTGLDPALMGLGPVSATQRALARAGWKAADVDLFELNEAFAAQACAVNKLLDIDPAKVNVNGGAIAIGHPIGASGARILVTLLHEMQRSGAKKGVASLCIGGGMGVALAVER from the coding sequence ATGGAAGATATCGTGATCGTTGCTGCAGCCCGAACTGCAGTTGGAAAATTTGGTGGCTCTTTGGCCAAAGTGCCCGCGACCGAGTTGGGAAGCATTGTGATCAAGAGCCTGCTCGAGCGCAGCGGGCTGCCGGTGGACGCGGTGGGCGAGGTCATCCTCGGTCAAGTGCTGGCGGCTGGCGTGGGCCAGAACCCTGCGCGCCAGGCCGGCATCAAGTCCGGTTTGGCGAAAGAAACTCCCGCTCTCACCATCAACGCCGTCTGCGGCTCCGGCCTGAAGGCCGTGATGTTGGCCGCTCAGGCTGTGGCTTGGGGCGACAGCGAGATCGTGATTGCCGGTGGCCAAGAAAACATGAGCGCATCCCCCCACGTGCTGTTGGGCAGCCGTGACGGCCAGCGCATGGGCGAGTGGAAGATGGCTGACACGATGATCACCGACGGTCTGTGGGACGTGTACAACCAGTACCACATGGGCATCACCGCCGAAAACGTGGCCAAGGCCAACGACATCACCCGCGACATGCAAGACGCTTTGGCGCTCGGCAGCCAGCAAAAGGCAGCTGCGGCACAAGACGCGGGCAAATTCAAGTCCGAAATCGTGCCGGTGGTGATTCCCCAGCGCAAGGGCGACCCTGTGGTGTTTGACACTGACGAGTTCATCAACAAGAAAACCAATGCCGAAGCGTTGGCTGGCCTGCGCCCCGCGTTCGACAAGGCAGGCAGCGTCACCGCTGGCAATGCCTCCGGCATCAATGACGGCGCCGCCGGCGTCATGGTCATGACCGCCAAGAAGGCCGCGGCCTTGGGCCTGACACCGCTGGCGCGTATTGCCAGCTTCGGTACCACCGGTCTGGACCCGGCCCTGATGGGCTTGGGCCCCGTATCTGCGACCCAGCGCGCGCTGGCGCGTGCCGGCTGGAAGGCAGCTGACGTTGATTTGTTTGAGCTGAACGAAGCGTTCGCCGCACAAGCCTGCGCGGTGAACAAGCTGCTCGATATCGATCCGGCCAAGGTCAACGTGAACGGTGGCGCCATCGCCATCGGCCACCCCATCGGCGCGTCCGGCGCCCGTATCTTGGTGACTCTGTTGCACGAAATGCAGCGTAGCGGCGCCAAGAAGGGTGTCGCATCCCTGTGCATCGGCGGCGGCATGGGCGTAGCCTTGGCGGTCGAGCGTTGA
- the phbB gene encoding acetoacetyl-CoA reductase, producing MSQKVAYVTGGMGGIGTAICQRLHKEGFKVIAGCGPTRDHAKWLAEQKELGYSFYASVGNVGDWDSTVEAFSKTKAEHGSIDVLVNNAGITRDRMFLKMSREDWQAVMSTNLDSMFNVTKQVVPDMVEKGWGRIINISSVNGEKGQAGQTNYSAAKAGMHGFSMALAQELATKGVTVNTVSPGYIGTDMVKAIREDVLAKIVATVPVKRLGEPSEIASIIAWLASEEGGYATGADFSVNGGLHMG from the coding sequence ATGAGTCAAAAAGTAGCGTATGTAACCGGTGGCATGGGTGGCATCGGGACCGCCATCTGCCAGCGTTTGCACAAAGAGGGCTTCAAAGTGATCGCCGGTTGCGGCCCCACACGCGACCACGCCAAGTGGCTGGCAGAGCAAAAAGAGCTGGGCTACAGCTTCTACGCTTCGGTGGGCAATGTGGGTGATTGGGATTCCACCGTCGAAGCTTTCAGCAAGACCAAGGCCGAGCACGGCAGCATTGACGTGCTGGTGAACAACGCCGGCATCACCCGCGACCGCATGTTCCTGAAGATGAGCCGCGAAGACTGGCAAGCGGTGATGAGCACCAACCTCGACTCCATGTTCAACGTCACCAAGCAAGTGGTGCCTGACATGGTGGAAAAAGGCTGGGGCCGCATCATCAACATCTCCAGCGTGAACGGCGAAAAGGGCCAGGCCGGCCAGACCAACTACTCGGCTGCCAAGGCCGGTATGCATGGTTTCTCCATGGCTCTGGCCCAGGAGCTGGCCACTAAGGGCGTGACGGTCAACACCGTGAGCCCCGGCTACATCGGTACCGACATGGTCAAAGCCATCCGTGAAGACGTGCTGGCCAAGATCGTGGCAACCGTGCCGGTCAAGCGTTTGGGTGAACCTTCGGAAATCGCCTCCATCATCGCGTGGCTGGCGTCTGAAGAAGGCGGCTACGCTACTGGTGCTGACTTCTCGGTCAACGGCGGCTTGCACATGGGCTAA
- a CDS encoding cell division protein ZapA, which produces MKQLEVQIMGQSYLLGCPEGGESRLLEAVERVDTAMCKIRDAGKVRARDRIAVLAALNLAFDLSDKSAAPATVAASAGTPLAIEGDSALLLTSLLERLDVALSDDGRLL; this is translated from the coding sequence ATGAAACAGCTGGAAGTTCAAATCATGGGGCAGAGCTACCTGCTTGGCTGCCCCGAAGGCGGTGAATCCCGATTGCTGGAAGCCGTGGAGCGCGTGGACACTGCCATGTGCAAAATCCGCGATGCAGGCAAGGTGCGGGCCCGTGACCGGATTGCCGTGCTAGCAGCGCTAAACCTGGCGTTCGACCTTTCTGACAAGTCTGCAGCCCCTGCCACCGTGGCTGCAAGCGCCGGCACGCCGCTAGCCATTGAGGGCGACAGTGCATTGCTGCTGACTTCGCTGCTAGAGCGACTCGATGTCGCGCTGAGCGACGATGGCCGCTTGCTCTAA
- a CDS encoding bifunctional adenosylcobinamide kinase/adenosylcobinamide-phosphate guanylyltransferase: MTDFTIARSELILGGQKSGKSRRAELLARQWVQQSPEHRAVMIATAQPWDDEMRLRIARHQQERAERVPGMTTVEEPLALAEGIAQHSTPATLVVVDCLTLWLTNQLMPADIESNRPLAPVDSARAASLLIAISQAPGPVVLVGNEIGLGVIPMGREVRAFVDALGRLNQQLAATCERVTLMAAGLPLTLKAP; encoded by the coding sequence ATGACAGACTTCACCATCGCCCGCAGCGAGCTCATTCTGGGTGGGCAGAAGAGCGGCAAGTCCCGCCGCGCCGAATTGCTGGCCCGCCAGTGGGTGCAGCAGTCGCCCGAGCACCGCGCGGTCATGATCGCCACCGCCCAGCCCTGGGACGACGAAATGCGCCTGCGCATCGCCCGCCACCAGCAGGAGCGGGCCGAGCGCGTACCCGGCATGACGACTGTGGAAGAGCCTCTGGCACTGGCCGAAGGCATTGCCCAGCACAGCACTCCGGCAACATTGGTGGTGGTGGACTGCCTGACCTTGTGGCTCACCAACCAGCTAATGCCCGCAGATATTGAATCAAATAGGCCTCTAGCGCCCGTGGATAGTGCGCGAGCAGCTTCTCTTTTGATAGCAATTTCGCAAGCTCCCGGGCCTGTGGTGCTGGTGGGCAACGAAATCGGCCTGGGCGTGATCCCCATGGGGCGCGAAGTGCGCGCCTTTGTGGACGCGCTGGGCCGGCTCAACCAGCAGTTGGCCGCAACCTGCGAGCGTGTCACCCTCATGGCGGCCGGTCTGCCGCTGACCCTGAAGGCGCCATGA
- a CDS encoding antibiotic biosynthesis monooxygenase family protein produces MILELADIRIHPGQNAAFDEAIARGLRDVISKAKGCQGYKVNKGIESPERYVLQIFWDTLEDHTVGFRESELFTQWRGIVGPFFAQPPVVEHFDLVVKSA; encoded by the coding sequence ATGATTCTTGAGCTTGCAGATATCCGCATCCACCCCGGCCAGAACGCCGCTTTTGACGAAGCCATTGCCCGCGGTTTGCGCGACGTGATCAGCAAAGCCAAGGGTTGCCAGGGCTACAAAGTCAACAAGGGCATCGAGAGCCCGGAGCGCTATGTGCTGCAAATCTTTTGGGACACCCTGGAAGACCACACGGTGGGCTTTCGGGAAAGTGAACTGTTTACCCAGTGGCGTGGGATCGTCGGCCCGTTTTTCGCACAACCACCGGTGGTGGAACACTTTGACCTGGTGGTGAAGTCCGCCTGA
- a CDS encoding HD-GYP domain-containing protein: MKSEESVWIDVALLRVGHYVELDVGWMAHPFPTGSFKISSPKQIEVIKGLGKKQVRVVPRKSDEPSAEAADVPSEAASLLTQEQADAEQRRLRAAMLTAQERSLIACERRFAESVRLYRKTMDMVQSQPKLATEPCLGMVNTYVTELMDNGEAAIRLLSEAAGDKSAMHPVNVTVISLLLGKAMGLNKAELIDLGMAAFLHDIGKVKLPDRVRWLEDNFSSAEYRLYQEHVPQGLAIGKGMELRSPVLLAMLQHHEMVDGSGFPSRLRGDALGTSGRILALVNRYDNLCNPSRPGSALTPHEALSLIFAQFKARFDAVTLSAFIRMMGVYPPGSVVQLIDDRFGIVVSVNSARPLKPRIILHEPGVARAEALILDLEKMPQLGIRRSLKPGNLPAAALDYLAPRQRIAYFFEQAAEPDTASAEE, translated from the coding sequence ATGAAATCTGAAGAGTCTGTCTGGATCGATGTTGCGCTTTTGCGTGTGGGCCACTACGTGGAATTGGACGTAGGGTGGATGGCACACCCATTTCCGACCGGCAGCTTCAAAATCAGCTCCCCCAAGCAAATCGAAGTCATCAAAGGCTTGGGTAAAAAGCAAGTGCGTGTGGTTCCGCGCAAGAGTGATGAGCCTTCTGCGGAGGCGGCTGATGTCCCGTCTGAAGCCGCCAGCCTTTTGACCCAGGAGCAGGCGGACGCCGAGCAGCGCCGACTTCGCGCCGCCATGCTCACCGCCCAGGAGCGCAGTCTGATCGCTTGTGAGCGCAGATTCGCAGAGTCGGTGCGCCTGTATCGCAAAACGATGGACATGGTGCAGTCGCAGCCCAAGTTGGCGACTGAGCCCTGCCTCGGGATGGTTAACACCTATGTCACCGAGCTGATGGACAACGGTGAGGCAGCCATCCGCTTGCTCTCCGAGGCGGCAGGTGACAAATCGGCCATGCACCCTGTCAACGTCACTGTGATCTCCTTGCTGCTCGGCAAGGCCATGGGGTTGAACAAAGCAGAGTTGATCGATCTCGGCATGGCGGCTTTCTTACACGATATCGGCAAAGTGAAATTGCCGGACCGGGTGCGCTGGTTGGAAGACAACTTTTCAAGTGCAGAGTACCGCCTCTATCAAGAGCACGTGCCTCAGGGCCTCGCTATTGGAAAGGGCATGGAGCTGCGCTCCCCTGTGTTGCTGGCCATGCTCCAGCACCACGAGATGGTGGACGGTAGCGGCTTCCCGTCACGCTTGCGCGGAGATGCCTTGGGCACCAGCGGGCGGATACTGGCCTTGGTGAACCGGTATGACAACCTGTGCAACCCGAGCCGGCCTGGCTCTGCGCTGACGCCGCATGAGGCGCTCTCGCTGATATTTGCGCAGTTCAAAGCCCGTTTCGACGCGGTGACCTTGAGTGCATTCATCCGCATGATGGGGGTGTACCCCCCGGGTTCCGTGGTGCAGTTGATCGACGACCGGTTCGGCATTGTGGTGTCGGTCAACTCGGCGCGGCCGCTCAAGCCGCGAATCATCCTTCACGAACCGGGTGTAGCGCGGGCTGAAGCGTTGATTTTGGATCTGGAGAAAATGCCGCAACTGGGCATCCGGCGCAGCTTGAAGCCTGGCAACCTGCCTGCGGCAGCGCTGGACTATCTGGCGCCGCGCCAGCGAATTGCGTATTTCTTTGAGCAGGCTGCGGAGCCGGATACGGCTAGTGCCGAGGAGTGA
- a CDS encoding ABC transporter substrate-binding protein — protein MTQDLLHFSPGPQRIVCLTEETTEWLYLLGQEHRIVGISGYTVRPRRARDEKPKVSAFLSAKTDKIMALQPDCVFGFSDLQADIAADLVKRGVQVTIFNQRSVSDIFSMLYQVAAMVGEAEQGARRIAQMQADLRAMQAAVAARVAAGARRPKVFFEEWDEPHISCIRWVSELMTIAGGDDCFPELSLEPMGKQRIIADGATIVQRAPDIVLGSWCGKKFRPEKVAAREGWADVPAVREAQLFEIKSADILQPGPAALTDGVQQMHRIFMQWMDKTLPTDGAPA, from the coding sequence ATGACGCAGGACCTCTTGCATTTCAGCCCCGGCCCGCAGCGCATCGTCTGCCTGACCGAAGAAACCACCGAGTGGCTGTACCTGTTGGGCCAAGAGCACCGCATCGTCGGCATCTCGGGCTACACCGTCCGCCCTCGGCGGGCACGGGACGAAAAGCCCAAGGTCAGCGCTTTCCTGAGCGCCAAAACCGACAAGATCATGGCGCTGCAGCCCGACTGCGTATTCGGTTTCTCGGACTTGCAAGCCGACATCGCGGCCGATCTGGTCAAGCGCGGGGTGCAGGTCACCATCTTTAACCAGCGCAGCGTGTCCGACATTTTTTCCATGCTCTACCAAGTCGCGGCCATGGTGGGTGAGGCAGAGCAGGGCGCCCGACGCATTGCACAGATGCAAGCTGACCTGCGGGCCATGCAAGCCGCGGTCGCTGCCCGGGTGGCCGCTGGTGCGCGCAGGCCCAAAGTGTTTTTTGAAGAGTGGGACGAGCCCCATATCAGCTGCATCCGCTGGGTGTCAGAGCTGATGACGATTGCGGGCGGAGACGACTGCTTTCCCGAGCTCTCTCTTGAGCCCATGGGCAAGCAGCGCATCATTGCCGACGGCGCCACTATCGTGCAGCGCGCGCCCGACATCGTGCTCGGCTCCTGGTGCGGAAAGAAATTCCGCCCTGAAAAGGTAGCTGCCCGTGAAGGTTGGGCCGATGTGCCGGCGGTGCGGGAGGCGCAGCTGTTCGAAATCAAGTCCGCCGACATCCTGCAACCCGGCCCCGCTGCGTTGACCGACGGAGTGCAGCAGATGCACCGCATCTTCATGCAGTGGATGGACAAGACTTTGCCCACCGATGGAGCACCCGCATGA
- a CDS encoding fumarylacetoacetate hydrolase family protein: protein MSFVLPPPAIPSIAVTGAVGRFAVHRIYCVGRNYEEHAKEMGHTGREPPFFFMKPADAVLAADAGQAVDMPYPALTSNLHHEVELVVAIGIGGSNIRAADAHRHIYGYAVGLDMTRRDLQNDMKKQGRPWCIGKGFEHSAPIGPITPAAQVPGVEAADIALTVNGTGRQRSSVAKLIWNIAETIEQLSVAWTLQPGDLIFTGTPEGVGAVVRGDVLYATVEGLEPLTVRVV, encoded by the coding sequence ATGAGTTTTGTATTGCCACCACCTGCCATCCCCAGCATTGCGGTGACCGGAGCGGTCGGCCGCTTTGCGGTGCACCGCATCTACTGCGTGGGCCGCAACTACGAGGAACATGCTAAGGAAATGGGGCACACCGGCCGGGAGCCGCCTTTCTTTTTCATGAAGCCTGCAGACGCCGTGCTCGCGGCGGATGCCGGACAAGCGGTAGACATGCCCTACCCCGCCCTCACCTCCAACCTGCACCATGAGGTGGAGCTGGTGGTGGCCATCGGTATAGGGGGCAGCAACATCCGTGCAGCGGACGCGCATCGCCATATTTACGGCTACGCCGTGGGCTTGGACATGACCCGCCGCGACCTCCAGAACGACATGAAAAAACAAGGCCGCCCCTGGTGCATCGGCAAGGGTTTTGAGCACTCGGCACCCATCGGCCCAATCACCCCTGCTGCACAGGTGCCGGGGGTGGAGGCAGCCGACATTGCACTGACCGTCAACGGCACGGGCCGCCAACGCAGCAGCGTGGCCAAGCTGATCTGGAACATTGCTGAAACCATTGAGCAGCTGTCGGTCGCGTGGACCCTGCAGCCCGGCGACCTGATTTTTACCGGCACCCCCGAGGGTGTGGGCGCGGTGGTGCGCGGTGATGTGCTCTACGCCACGGTCGAAGGGCTGGAGCCTTTGACCGTGCGTGTGGTTTGA
- the maiA gene encoding maleylacetoacetate isomerase, producing MKLYSYFRSSAAFRVRIALGLKGLPFDYAAVHLAHGEQLRPDYRSTHADGLVPVLDDGGELLTQSLAIMEYLDETHPAPALLPASPLAKAKVRALALAIACEIHPLNNLRVLKFLKDGMGLADPAKDQWYHHWTRQGLDSFEEQLLRLDTWQREQGRPAPATFCFGDSPTLADCCLIPLIFNARRFAVSLDGLPRTMAAFDACMALPAFQAARPEACPDAPQ from the coding sequence ATGAAGTTGTACAGCTATTTCCGCTCGTCCGCAGCCTTCCGGGTGCGCATCGCTCTGGGCCTCAAGGGCCTGCCCTTTGACTACGCAGCGGTCCACCTCGCCCACGGTGAACAGCTCCGCCCCGATTACCGCTCCACCCATGCTGACGGCTTGGTTCCGGTATTGGACGACGGGGGCGAGCTGCTGACCCAGTCTCTGGCCATCATGGAGTACCTGGACGAGACCCATCCGGCCCCTGCCTTGTTGCCGGCAAGTCCGCTTGCCAAAGCCAAAGTGCGGGCGCTGGCTCTCGCAATTGCCTGCGAAATTCATCCCTTGAACAATTTGCGCGTACTCAAGTTTTTGAAAGACGGCATGGGGCTTGCCGATCCCGCCAAAGATCAGTGGTACCACCACTGGACGCGGCAGGGCCTTGACAGTTTTGAAGAGCAGCTGCTGCGCCTTGATACCTGGCAGCGTGAACAAGGGCGCCCCGCACCTGCCACTTTTTGCTTCGGCGACTCGCCCACATTGGCCGATTGCTGTCTTATCCCTTTGATCTTCAACGCCCGCCGCTTTGCGGTGTCGCTGGACGGCTTGCCCCGCACCATGGCAGCTTTTGATGCCTGTATGGCACTGCCTGCCTTTCAAGCAGCCAGACCGGAGGCGTGCCCTGATGCCCCGCAGTAA
- the zapB gene encoding cell division protein ZapB translates to MANQTPIDQIAERVERLLLRYEELQRTNALLTSQVETLSHERDSLKSRLSAARARVDALLERIPDHLLTHKDPT, encoded by the coding sequence ATGGCGAATCAGACTCCCATCGACCAAATTGCCGAGCGTGTAGAACGCTTGTTGCTCCGCTACGAGGAGCTTCAGCGGACCAACGCGCTACTCACCAGCCAAGTGGAAACACTCAGCCACGAGCGGGACTCCCTCAAATCAAGATTGAGTGCCGCGCGAGCGCGGGTCGATGCGCTTTTGGAGCGCATTCCCGATCACCTGCTGACCCATAAAGATCCGACATGA